In a genomic window of Deinococcus sp. AB2017081:
- a CDS encoding DUF2924 domain-containing protein has translation MVLRRLLDLPTEPTAPSPPPQMLADWFSYSFTLPVGTQLRTTYKNVDRFGTVRPDGLEVDGTLYPSLSAAAIGAVGQNTSGSNFWRYLD, from the coding sequence ATGGTGCTGCGCCGCCTGCTCGACCTGCCCACCGAGCCCACCGCACCGTCTCCCCCACCCCAGATGCTGGCGGACTGGTTCAGCTACAGCTTCACCCTGCCGGTCGGCACACAGCTGCGCACCACGTACAAGAACGTCGACCGCTTCGGCACCGTCCGCCCGGACGGCCTGGAGGTCGACGGCACTCTTTACCCCTCGCTGTCCGCCGCCGCTATCGGCGCGGTTGGGCAGAACACCAGCGGCTCGAATTTCTGGCGCTACCTGGATTAG
- a CDS encoding alpha/beta fold hydrolase: MTSPTPAPRPPAQDASAPPLVHVRRGQGKPLLLIHGLGSSWQTWAPILPGLEAQREVIAVDLPGFGHTPPLSGEVSIATLADAVTEFLTREDLLGIDAVGTSMGARLVLELARRGGVLGAVVSLDPGGFWQGWERGFFYSTVAASITLIRALQPVMPALTASPVGRSALFAQFSSHPWALAPELTLTEMRSFAASPSTDDALHTLAFGAAQQGLPRGQLAHPLVIGWGRWDRVCLPVQAARAQALFPDARLHWFDHSGHFPHWDMPAQTLQLILDTTA; the protein is encoded by the coding sequence ATGACTTCGCCCACGCCCGCCCCCCGGCCCCCCGCCCAGGACGCTTCCGCGCCTCCCCTCGTCCACGTCCGGCGCGGCCAGGGCAAACCGCTGCTGCTCATCCACGGGCTGGGCAGTTCCTGGCAGACCTGGGCCCCGATCCTGCCCGGACTGGAAGCGCAGCGGGAGGTCATCGCCGTCGACCTGCCCGGCTTCGGCCACACCCCCCCCCTGTCCGGGGAGGTGAGCATCGCCACGCTCGCCGACGCCGTGACCGAGTTCCTGACGCGCGAGGATCTCCTGGGCATCGATGCCGTGGGCACCTCCATGGGCGCCCGGCTGGTGCTGGAACTCGCGCGGCGCGGGGGCGTCCTGGGCGCGGTGGTGTCGCTCGATCCGGGCGGGTTCTGGCAGGGCTGGGAACGGGGCTTCTTCTACAGCACGGTGGCCGCGTCCATCACGCTGATCCGGGCGCTCCAGCCGGTCATGCCTGCCCTGACGGCGTCGCCCGTCGGCCGCAGCGCCCTGTTCGCCCAGTTCTCCTCGCACCCGTGGGCCCTGGCGCCGGAACTCACCCTCACCGAGATGAGGAGCTTCGCCGCCTCGCCGTCCACCGACGACGCGCTGCACACCCTGGCGTTCGGCGCAGCGCAGCAGGGGCTGCCCCGGGGCCAGCTGGCGCACCCGCTGGTGATCGGCTGGGGGCGCTGGGACCGGGTGTGCCTGCCGGTACAGGCCGCGAGGGCACAGGCGCTCTTCCCCGACGCCCGGCTGCACTGGTTCGACCACAGCGGCCACTTCCCGCACTGGGACATGCCTGCCCAGACGCTGCAGCTCATTCTGGACACCACCGCCTGA
- a CDS encoding thermonuclease family protein produces the protein MRRAFLFLLLLLATAHAAPALLVGVASVIDGDTLEIQGVRVRRFGIDAPESSQTCTKAGTVYRCGQRAALAQGGLVKGKTVTCTPKSKDRDGRTVAASSTR, from the coding sequence GTGCGCCGCGCCTTCCTGTTCCTCCTGCTCCTGCTGGCGACCGCCCACGCCGCGCCCGCCCTGCTGGTCGGCGTGGCCTCGGTCATCGACGGCGACACGCTGGAGATCCAGGGCGTGCGCGTCCGGCGGTTCGGCATCGATGCCCCGGAATCTTCGCAGACCTGCACGAAGGCCGGGACGGTGTACCGCTGTGGGCAGCGGGCGGCGCTGGCTCAGGGCGGGCTGGTGAAGGGGAAGACCGTGACCTGCACGCCGAAGTCCAAAGACCGTGATGGGCGCACCGTGGCGGCATCGTCGACAAGATGA